CTGGTTGCAATCGGAAATTATCCCGAGACTTACAAGCCTGTATTGTCTCAAGGCTCAGGCAATGATATGTATATACGCTTTATTATGGAAGTTGAAAATGTAGATAGTGTTCAGCTAAAGATAGACCCTGCAATTGTTTTGGCGAGTAGGAAATATGTAGATGATGAGATTACAACACACGATACAAGTTCAGCTGCTCATGCGGATATAAGGCAAGCTATAACAGACAACATATCAGCACATAATACAGATGCAACAGCTCACAGCAATCTATTTTCAATTTCACCGCAAGGAAATACTGCAATATACCGTGAAAACGCAAACGGAGAATTCCAGATCAAAGATAGAGCAACAGGAATTGTATACAGATTGTTTGTGGAAAACGGA
This sequence is a window from Persephonella hydrogeniphila. Protein-coding genes within it:
- a CDS encoding phage tail protein codes for the protein LVAIGNYPETYKPVLSQGSGNDMYIRFIMEVENVDSVQLKIDPAIVLASRKYVDDEITTHDTSSAAHADIRQAITDNISAHNTDATAHSNLFSISPQGNTAIYRENANGEFQIKDRATGIVYRLFVENGSIKLEVV